The Candidatus Hydrogenedentota bacterium DNA window GCGAAAGCCGTCTCGCACATGTCACGCACGCTGTGGCTGCGTTCGCTCGCGACCACGTAGTCATCGGGCGCGTCCTGTTGCAGCATCATCCACATGGCGCGCACGTAATCGCCCGCATAACCCCAGTCGCGTTTTGCGTCGAGGTTGCCGAGCCGCAGTTCATCGCGCAGCCCGAACTTGATCCGCGCCACGCCGTCCGTAACCTTGCGAGTGACGAATTCGAGGCCCCGGCGCGGCGATTCGTGGTTGAACAGAATGCCGGACACGGCGAAAAGGGCGTAGCTCTCGCGATAATTGACGGTGATCCAGTGGCCGTAAACCTTGGCGACGCCGTAGGGACTGCGCGGATAGAAGGGGGTGTTTTCGGTCTGCGGCGTCTCGCGCACGTGGCCGAACATTTCGCTCGACGAGGCCTGGTAAAACCGGATGGACTTGTCCACGATCCGGATGGCCTCGAGCAGACGCGTGACGCCGATGGCGGTGACGTCGCCGGTCAGAATCGGTTGTTTCCAGGATGTGGGCACGAACGACTGTGCAGCGAGATTGTAGACTTCGTTCGGGCGCGTATCGCCTATGGCCTCGATACACGACACCTGGTCGGTCAGGTCGGCCTGGATTAGATGAATCCGGTCCTTGATATGCGCGATGCGCTCGAAGGTTTCCGTGCTGGCGCGCCGCACCATCCCGTAGACCTCGTATCCCTTCTCGAGCAGGAACTCGGCAAGATACGAGCCATCCTGGCCCGTGATGCCGGTGATCAACGCGCGCCGCTGCGCCTGGGTTGCCATGTGCTGCTCATTTCCTTGCCTGTTGTTCCCGATACCATTGCACGAACCGGGCGATGCCCGTGTCCATCTCGAAACGCGGATTATAGCCCAGAAGCCTGCGCGCGTGCGTAATATCCGCATACGTGACGGGCACATCGCCGGGCTGCGGCGGCCGCGGCTCGATGTGCGCGCGCTTGCCCGCGTGTTTCTCGATCAGCGCGATCAGGTCGCGCAGACTCGTCGTCCGGCTCTCGCCCAAATTGAAGATCTCATAACGAAACGGCGTGTCCACGCAACGCAGCAGCCCGTCTATAATGTCGTCGACGTACGTGTAATCCCGCTGCGAAGTCCCGTCGCCGAACATGGGGACGGGCGCGCCCTCGAGAATACACCGCGTGAACTGATGGATCGCCATGTCCGGGCGCTGGCGCGGCCCATAGACGGTGAAGAAGCGCAGCATCGTGACGTGCAGGCCGTAGAGATGGCTGTACACATGCGCCTGAAGCTCGTTCATGCGCTTGGTCGCCGCGTAGGGGCTGATCGGCCGCGCGACCGGGTCGGTCTCGCGGAAGGGGACGTCCGCGCTGCCGCCATAGACCGACGAACTCGACGCGAAAACCAGGTGCGACACGGGATAGCGCCGGCAGGCGTCGAGGACGTGCTGGCCGCCGATGACATTCACGCGATGATACAGATTCGGGTCCTGAATCGAGGGCCGCACCCCGGCGCGCGCCGCCAGATGCACGACCACGTCCGGCCGTTCCCGCGCGAACAGGCGCAGCAGAGCCGCCTCGTCGCAGATGTCGTGTTCCTGCAGCGTGAACCGGCTGGACGCCAACGCGGCGGCGATATTGCGCCGCTTGACGGCCGGGTCATAGTAATCGTTGAAGTCGTCCACGCCAAGTACGGCATCCCCGCGGGCTAACAAGGCCTCGCACAAGTGGGAGCCGATAAACCCGGCCGCGCCGGTAACGAGAATGCGTTTCATCACACTCATCCCCGAGAGTACTTGAATGGCAGTCAGGGGCGATCCGCAGTCTAGTGCGCACGGGCGAAAAAGACCACCGGCCGCCGCGCCTGTGCGGCGCTACACGCCCAGGATGCCGCCGCGCGTCGAGCTGAGCCGGATACCCTGGAGCATCATCTGCAGTTCCTCGGGGTTATCCGAGGCCTCGAGCGCCGTATCGAGCGAAATCAGGTTGCGCCGGACCAGGTCGTGCAGGCTGTCGTTAAAGGTCTGCATGCCCGCTTCGCGACCCTGCTGGATGGCGAGCGTGATCTGGGCAACGCGGTTCTCCTTGATCAGCTTGCGCACCGCCGGCGTGTTGAACATGACCTCGCAGATGGGCACGCGGCCAACGCCGTCCTTCCGGGGCAGCAGGCGCATGCACATCATGGCGCGCAGGTTGATGGAAAGCTGCGAGCGCACCTGGTCGTGCTGGGTCGAGGGAAACAAGTCGATGATGCGGTCCACCGTCTGCATCGCGTTGGTCGTGTGGAGCGTGCTGAACACGAGATGCCCCGTCTCGGACGCGCTGATCGCGGCTTGAAACGTCTCGATGTCGCGCATTTCGCCGATCAGAATCACGTCCGGGTCCTGCCGCATCACGGAACGCAGCGCAGTCGAGAAATCCTGCGTGTCGATGGTGATCTCGCGCTGGTTGATGACCGCCATACGGTCGTAGTGGATATATTCAATCGGGTCTTCGATGGTGACGACGTGGCAACGCCTGCGGTCGTTGATGTAGTCGACAATCGAGGCGAGCGTCGTGGATTTGCCGCTGCCGGTCGTGCCGGTAATCAGGATGAGACCGCGCTGCATCTTCGCGAAGCTCTCGACCGAGACCGGCAGATTCAGTTGCTCGAAATTCAGGATTTTCGTCTTGATCCGGCGCATCACGATCGATACGCTGCCGCGCTGCCGGAACACGTTGACACGGAAGCGCCCAACGCCTTTCTCGGTGAAGGACAAGTCGATTTCGCCCCGTTTCGCGAAGAATGCCTTCTGATCCGCCGAGAGCAGTTCGTCCAGAATCGCATCGACATGCTCGCGATGGAGCGGCTCGCCTTCCTGGGCCGCAAGCAGGCCGTCAACCCGGAAATAGGCGGGGCTGCCGGTCTTGAGATGGATGTCGGACGCGTCTTTCTGGACCGCCCGCTGCAAGAGTTTCGTAAACTGCTGATTCACTTTGCCCTCTTCTTCATCCGTTTTCGCAGAAACGCGGGGATGCTGAAGTCTTCATCCGAGTCTTGCTCCGCGACGCCGGAAAACTGCGGCTCCCGTTCCATCGTCCGTTCTTCCGGAAACAGGAACTGCTCCTCCGGCTCTGCGATGACCAGTTGGGGCGCGGGTTTCACCGGTTCCGGCTTCGGCGCCGGTTTCGGCGCGGACGCGGCCACCTCGACGGGACGCGGCCGGGCGCTTGCCTCGCCGGGAGCTTGCTCGCCGGCTGCGGGGCTGGGGAACCCCGCGGCGATCACCGTAACCTGGAGTTCCGGGTGTTCGACGTCGTCAACCACGACGCCGACAATAATGTTCGCGTTCGGGTCGGCGGCTTCCTTGACCGTATTCACGGCTTCCTCAACCTCGCGCATCCGCATGTCGCAGCCGCCGCGCACGTTTACGAGCACGCCTTTGGCGCCGTTGATCGTCGATTGTTCGAGCAAGGGGCTGACGATGGCCTCTTCGGCCGCGCGGATGGCGCGCCCGTCGCCCTCGGCCACGCCGATGCCCATAAGCGCGCGGCCCTTGGCCTGCATAATCGTGCGCACGTCGTTGAAGTCCGCATTGACCAGGCCCGTGACGGTGATCAGTTCGGTGACCGCGCGCACGCCGTTGTGCAGCACTTCGTCCGCGCGCCGGAACGCGTCCAGCAGCGAGATGTTGTCGCGGCAGAGGTCGGCCACGCGGTCGTTTGGCACTACGATCAGGGAATCGACGTGCTCCTCGAGGTCGCGCAGGCCCGCGAGCGCGTTGTTCATGCGCTCGCGGTTCTCGAATCCGAACGGAAGGGTGACGATCGCCACGGTCAGCGCGCCCGCGTCCGCGGCTTCTTCCGCGACAATGGGGCTCGCGCCGGTTCCCGTGCCGCCGCCCAGGCCGATCGTCAGAAAGACCATGTCGGCGCCGCGGATGACTTCGCGTATCCGTTCCCGATCCTCTTCCGCCGCCCGCTTGCCGATGTCCGGAATAGCGCCGGAACCGAGGCCGTTCGTGATTTGCGCGCCCACCTGGAGGCGCGTGCCCGCGCGGGACTGCTTGAGCGCCTGGGCGTCGGTGTTGATCGCGATGAATTCAACGTCCGACAGCCCGGCGTCGATCATGCGGTTCACGGCGTTGCCGCCGCCCCCGCCAATGCCGCAGACCTTGATGACCGCGCGCTGATCGAAAGACTGGAACTCGTCCGCTGTGCCTATGGTCTTGCTCATGGTTTCCCTCTTCACGTCCGCCCGCGAACCGGCTGGACCGTCGGGGATGCGCCTCGGAAACCCTGCCGCGGCCATCTTACCACCGGTTGCGAATGCGGCACAATTTGTCCGGCCCGACGCCGGGGCATTCCCCGGCCGCCTGCCGGCCCTCTTTCCCTGGCCGGCCTCAGTGGACGACCACCTCGTCTTTGAATCGCAAATCGATATATTCGTTGCACGCGATCTGGCTGCCTTTCGCGCGCCAGAAAACATCCAGCCGTTTCGCCTGGCCCTCGAAATCCGCGTGGCCCCAGCGGATTTCGAAGTCGAGATCGTTGCAGAACATGAGGATCTCGTTGGGGCTCAGCGCCGCGATTTCCGATACGGTCACATCGCGCGCCATGGGCATCTCGCGGTACGCCCGCCACACCGCCAAGGCTCCCTGAAGCGACGGGTGCGTGAGACGGTCGCCCACCTGGACGTAGCCGAGCCCGCGCACATTGGTGATGAAGGGGCCGCACTTGCGGGCATTCGCGTCTATTTCTTCGAGCACCACGCCCTCCGCGTCC harbors:
- the gmd gene encoding GDP-mannose 4,6-dehydratase; translation: MATQAQRRALITGITGQDGSYLAEFLLEKGYEVYGMVRRASTETFERIAHIKDRIHLIQADLTDQVSCIEAIGDTRPNEVYNLAAQSFVPTSWKQPILTGDVTAIGVTRLLEAIRIVDKSIRFYQASSSEMFGHVRETPQTENTPFYPRSPYGVAKVYGHWITVNYRESYALFAVSGILFNHESPRRGLEFVTRKVTDGVARIKFGLRDELRLGNLDAKRDWGYAGDYVRAMWMMLQQDAPDDYVVASERSHSVRDMCETAFAHVGLDYQQFVKVDPQFCRPAEVHTLLGDCSKAKARLGWRPEVSFEQLIRMMVDADLVRVEDQVRNQRPRI
- a CDS encoding GDP-mannose 4,6-dehydratase; the protein is MKRILVTGAAGFIGSHLCEALLARGDAVLGVDDFNDYYDPAVKRRNIAAALASSRFTLQEHDICDEAALLRLFARERPDVVVHLAARAGVRPSIQDPNLYHRVNVIGGQHVLDACRRYPVSHLVFASSSSVYGGSADVPFRETDPVARPISPYAATKRMNELQAHVYSHLYGLHVTMLRFFTVYGPRQRPDMAIHQFTRCILEGAPVPMFGDGTSQRDYTYVDDIIDGLLRCVDTPFRYEIFNLGESRTTSLRDLIALIEKHAGKRAHIEPRPPQPGDVPVTYADITHARRLLGYNPRFEMDTGIARFVQWYREQQARK
- a CDS encoding type IV pilus twitching motility protein PilT — translated: MNQQFTKLLQRAVQKDASDIHLKTGSPAYFRVDGLLAAQEGEPLHREHVDAILDELLSADQKAFFAKRGEIDLSFTEKGVGRFRVNVFRQRGSVSIVMRRIKTKILNFEQLNLPVSVESFAKMQRGLILITGTTGSGKSTTLASIVDYINDRRRCHVVTIEDPIEYIHYDRMAVINQREITIDTQDFSTALRSVMRQDPDVILIGEMRDIETFQAAISASETGHLVFSTLHTTNAMQTVDRIIDLFPSTQHDQVRSQLSINLRAMMCMRLLPRKDGVGRVPICEVMFNTPAVRKLIKENRVAQITLAIQQGREAGMQTFNDSLHDLVRRNLISLDTALEASDNPEELQMMLQGIRLSSTRGGILGV
- the ftsZ gene encoding cell division protein FtsZ; the protein is MSKTIGTADEFQSFDQRAVIKVCGIGGGGGNAVNRMIDAGLSDVEFIAINTDAQALKQSRAGTRLQVGAQITNGLGSGAIPDIGKRAAEEDRERIREVIRGADMVFLTIGLGGGTGTGASPIVAEEAADAGALTVAIVTLPFGFENRERMNNALAGLRDLEEHVDSLIVVPNDRVADLCRDNISLLDAFRRADEVLHNGVRAVTELITVTGLVNADFNDVRTIMQAKGRALMGIGVAEGDGRAIRAAEEAIVSPLLEQSTINGAKGVLVNVRGGCDMRMREVEEAVNTVKEAADPNANIIVGVVVDDVEHPELQVTVIAAGFPSPAAGEQAPGEASARPRPVEVAASAPKPAPKPEPVKPAPQLVIAEPEEQFLFPEERTMEREPQFSGVAEQDSDEDFSIPAFLRKRMKKRAK